One part of the Bacillota bacterium genome encodes these proteins:
- a CDS encoding GerMN domain-containing protein: protein MRRVLARRVEATRNVACGVPPAPAVSRPMAAVLVMAILAAVVAGCMPLGPQAGPEGTPVDPNPPEKSVTVVLHFPDKTGRWLEMESRPVSGNQSPEVIALAEWVSGPKSPTLGQFLPAGMTAELVEVKDGTAFVSLSPQIRNVDPKHAALVLQALVNTMTEVSGISRVQVLVDGKKEESLARNYAAEPLKRDMNPVARQGYRPIPDWDVEAGEMLVTGLVTDVDASSLIISLSRLRVPPEVYSGSGRRVLRFEGTGAPTTGVPATGATPLRPAIMLSEPPILPPSRQQPRIVTLGDTRPPAPDQGVILKLKMPLKVAADAIVHKEDESLAQCEIALSDVKAGDVVRMILNRDQSVRAIVVCYQAGRAE from the coding sequence GTGAGGAGAGTTCTGGCGCGAAGGGTCGAAGCGACGCGAAATGTGGCGTGCGGCGTGCCGCCAGCTCCGGCGGTGTCGCGCCCGATGGCGGCGGTTCTGGTGATGGCGATTCTGGCGGCAGTGGTTGCGGGGTGCATGCCCCTCGGCCCGCAGGCAGGACCGGAAGGTACGCCGGTCGATCCGAATCCACCTGAGAAGAGTGTCACTGTCGTGCTGCATTTCCCCGATAAGACCGGCAGGTGGCTCGAGATGGAGTCTCGGCCAGTCAGCGGCAACCAGAGCCCGGAAGTCATCGCGCTAGCCGAATGGGTTAGCGGCCCGAAGAGCCCAACCCTGGGGCAGTTCCTTCCGGCAGGGATGACGGCCGAACTGGTGGAGGTGAAGGACGGCACGGCGTTCGTGTCGCTCAGCCCGCAGATCAGGAACGTTGACCCGAAGCACGCGGCGCTGGTGTTGCAGGCCCTGGTTAACACGATGACGGAGGTCAGCGGGATTTCCCGCGTTCAGGTGCTGGTTGACGGCAAGAAGGAGGAGTCGCTGGCGAGAAACTACGCGGCGGAGCCACTGAAAAGGGACATGAACCCCGTGGCGCGGCAGGGATACCGGCCGATCCCCGACTGGGACGTCGAGGCCGGAGAAATGCTGGTCACCGGCCTGGTCACGGATGTGGACGCGAGTTCGCTGATAATCTCGTTGAGCAGGCTGAGAGTGCCGCCGGAGGTGTACTCCGGCAGCGGTCGCAGGGTGCTCCGCTTCGAAGGCACGGGTGCGCCTACCACAGGAGTGCCTGCGACGGGTGCAACACCCCTGCGGCCTGCCATCATGCTGTCGGAGCCGCCGATACTCCCACCTTCGCGGCAGCAGCCGCGCATAGTCACGCTGGGCGATACCCGCCCTCCTGCTCCCGACCAGGGCGTGATACTGAAGCTGAAAATGCCGCTGAAGGTGGCCGCCGACGCGATCGTCCACAAGGAGGACGAGTCGCTCGCGCAGTGCGAGATAGCATTGAGCGATGTGAAAGCCGGGGACGTCGTCAGGATGATCCTCAACCGGGACCAGAGCGTGAGGGCTATCGTCGTGTGCTACCAGGCGGGGCGGGCTGAGTAG
- a CDS encoding radical SAM protein: MLAILKTPRIALVRPSVNLFLMRYMGKFRLKRVGGNLILHSHLPPVNSKAFARFVNEQLVGRSAGPSHAQIGLTSACPQHCGCCYSRRRAGQPVDTETIIKAIRDLKRLGVFWLGFTGGEPLLNRDIVRITGSAGDDCAIKLFTTGCGLTRELAAGLQRAGLYSVSVSLDHPEEAVHDQGRGYPGAYRAARRAIDTFLDLGTVHVAVSTVLTREMINSSQAEDFLGFLEGLGIHEAWLSEVKPSVPACWNREAVITEAERLKLVDLQDRHNQKGKMTVNYLGHFEGREHFGCNAGSKMVYVDASGEVGPCVFTPMTFGNLRERPLAEIVREMRKRFPSGDSCFINDNYELLKRHHRGRMPLGREETLAILKEARFGPPAGFFQLHGKGDRGRRAR; the protein is encoded by the coding sequence ATGCTGGCCATACTCAAGACCCCCCGGATCGCCCTGGTCCGGCCCTCAGTCAACCTGTTCCTGATGCGGTACATGGGCAAGTTCCGGTTGAAGAGGGTGGGCGGCAATCTCATACTGCATTCCCACCTGCCGCCGGTGAATAGCAAGGCCTTTGCACGGTTCGTCAACGAGCAACTCGTAGGCAGGTCGGCCGGCCCCTCCCACGCGCAGATTGGGCTGACCAGCGCCTGCCCGCAGCACTGCGGCTGCTGCTACAGCAGGCGCCGCGCCGGCCAGCCGGTGGACACGGAAACAATAATCAAAGCCATCCGAGACCTGAAGCGCCTGGGTGTCTTCTGGCTGGGGTTCACCGGCGGCGAGCCGCTGCTGAACAGGGACATCGTGCGGATTACCGGGAGTGCCGGCGATGATTGCGCCATCAAGCTGTTCACCACCGGCTGCGGCCTGACCAGGGAACTGGCCGCCGGCCTGCAGCGGGCCGGGTTGTACTCCGTGTCCGTCAGCCTGGATCACCCGGAGGAAGCGGTGCACGATCAGGGGCGGGGCTACCCGGGCGCCTACCGGGCCGCCCGGCGGGCCATAGACACCTTCCTGGACCTGGGCACGGTGCATGTCGCCGTCTCGACGGTGCTGACCAGGGAAATGATCAACAGCAGCCAGGCGGAGGATTTCCTCGGGTTCCTGGAGGGCCTCGGCATCCACGAAGCCTGGCTGAGCGAGGTCAAGCCCTCGGTCCCAGCCTGCTGGAACAGGGAAGCGGTAATCACCGAGGCGGAACGCCTGAAGCTGGTTGACTTGCAGGACCGCCACAACCAAAAGGGGAAAATGACTGTCAACTACCTGGGCCACTTCGAGGGCAGGGAGCACTTCGGCTGCAACGCCGGAAGCAAGATGGTCTACGTCGATGCCTCGGGCGAGGTCGGCCCCTGCGTGTTTACCCCGATGACCTTCGGCAACTTGCGGGAACGGCCGTTGGCCGAGATCGTCCGGGAGATGCGCAAGCGCTTCCCATCGGGGGATAGTTGTTTCATCAACGATAATTACGAACTGCTGAAGCGGCATCACCGCGGACGGATGCCGCTGGGCCGCGAGGAAACGCTGGCCATCCTGAAGGAAGCCCGCTTCGGGCCTCCCGCCGGGTTCTTTCAACTACACGGCAAGGGGGACCGGGGGAGGCGGGCGAGATGA
- a CDS encoding CopG family transcriptional regulator, giving the protein MSRKVRVTITLEAGLAAFVDRRAKRTKACRSKVIADIIEGAERAEVEARMAEGYRQCAAENLRVAESCLPAQAEVVLRDE; this is encoded by the coding sequence ATGAGCCGGAAGGTAAGGGTCACGATAACGCTCGAAGCGGGTCTGGCCGCCTTCGTGGACCGCCGCGCCAAGAGGACCAAGGCATGCCGCAGCAAGGTAATCGCGGACATCATTGAAGGGGCGGAGCGAGCCGAGGTCGAGGCGCGGATGGCCGAGGGATACAGGCAGTGCGCCGCAGAAAACTTGCGGGTCGCTGAGTCATGTCTTCCCGCACAGGCGGAGGTGGTCCTCCGCGATGAATAG
- a CDS encoding response regulator transcription factor → MYRLLLVDDEIGLVKGLAYSLSREGFLVDTAADGLTALEKIAGGQYDLVVLDLMLPGIDGLEVCRSVRRRSAVPVIMLTAKGDDVDRIVGLEIGADDYMVKPFNTRELIARIRAVLRRVTGAPGGNGEALSLGDLRLDLMGRFARIGERRIELTPKEFDVLSLLVRNPGRVFARSDILRFVWGDDYYDERTVDVCVGRLRKKIEDDPANPKYVLTQWAVGYYSPRV, encoded by the coding sequence GTGTACAGACTCCTGCTGGTTGACGACGAAATCGGCCTGGTGAAGGGGCTGGCCTATTCCCTTTCGCGGGAGGGGTTCCTCGTCGATACCGCCGCGGACGGCCTGACCGCACTCGAGAAGATCGCCGGCGGGCAGTACGATCTCGTGGTCCTGGACCTGATGCTCCCCGGGATCGATGGGCTCGAAGTCTGCCGTTCGGTGCGGCGCAGGAGTGCCGTGCCGGTGATCATGCTGACCGCGAAGGGCGACGACGTCGACCGCATTGTGGGCCTCGAGATCGGGGCCGATGACTACATGGTGAAGCCCTTCAACACCCGCGAACTCATCGCGCGGATAAGGGCGGTCCTTCGGAGGGTCACGGGAGCACCCGGCGGCAACGGGGAAGCCCTGAGTCTCGGGGATTTGCGCCTCGATCTGATGGGGCGTTTCGCCCGGATTGGAGAGCGGAGAATCGAACTCACGCCCAAGGAGTTCGACGTCCTCTCGCTGCTGGTCAGGAACCCGGGCCGTGTGTTTGCGCGCTCCGATATCCTGCGCTTCGTCTGGGGCGACGACTACTATGATGAACGGACCGTTGACGTGTGCGTCGGCCGTTTGCGAAAGAAGATCGAAGACGATCCCGCCAATCCGAAGTACGTGTTGACACAGTGGGCCGTCGGCTACTACTCTCCCAGGGTGTGA
- a CDS encoding L,D-transpeptidase, with protein MLPVVLFLAIGSAAGTAGTAGRQPVAVTETGLQGSGALKAGATAIGSGTTERVPADGTTAESAGKTREDDSELWVEVDQSQQRVFVHQGGKVVQTFVASTGISSSPTSNGTFRIENRGDWFYSPKYKQGGMYWVSFMNRGEFLFHSVPMDENRKIIAHEAAKLGQKASHGCIRLSVADARWFYENIPANTRVVIHD; from the coding sequence ATGCTGCCAGTCGTCCTGTTCCTGGCTATCGGTTCCGCCGCCGGCACGGCGGGTACGGCGGGGCGGCAACCGGTGGCCGTGACAGAGACCGGTCTGCAGGGAAGTGGTGCGCTGAAGGCTGGTGCGACAGCGATAGGAAGTGGTACAACGGAGCGCGTCCCGGCGGATGGCACTACGGCGGAGAGTGCCGGCAAAACCCGCGAGGATGACTCAGAACTCTGGGTTGAGGTCGATCAATCTCAGCAAAGGGTGTTCGTTCACCAGGGAGGCAAAGTGGTCCAGACATTCGTCGCCTCCACGGGGATCTCCAGCAGCCCCACCTCCAATGGCACGTTCAGGATCGAAAACCGCGGGGATTGGTTCTACAGCCCGAAGTACAAGCAGGGCGGCATGTACTGGGTATCGTTCATGAACCGGGGGGAGTTTCTCTTCCACAGCGTCCCCATGGATGAGAACCGCAAGATCATCGCCCACGAAGCCGCCAAGTTGGGACAGAAGGCGTCCCATGGATGCATCCGGTTGTCGGTGGCTGACGCCAGGTGGTTCTACGAGAACATCCCGGCCAACACCAGAGTCGTCATTCACGATTGA
- a CDS encoding AAA family ATPase, which translates to MANLQPALRDSSWLQAQWEFGHFRARDAGEQGALLVLDEIHKLTGWSEVVKRLWDEDTASGVRLKVMLLGSSPFLVSRGLSDSLTGRFELNRVSHWSYGEIREAFGWRRDAHRPSEICGWSRPATRFESETPGPQYRAHDRCLGAFT; encoded by the coding sequence TTGGCGAATCTCCAGCCGGCCCTGCGCGATAGCAGCTGGCTCCAGGCGCAATGGGAGTTCGGGCACTTCCGGGCTCGTGACGCTGGGGAACAGGGCGCACTGCTCGTCCTGGATGAGATCCACAAGCTCACCGGCTGGTCCGAGGTGGTCAAGCGGTTGTGGGACGAGGATACCGCCTCGGGAGTGCGGCTGAAGGTGATGCTGCTGGGCTCCTCACCGTTCCTGGTAAGTCGTGGGCTCAGCGACAGCCTTACCGGCCGTTTCGAGTTGAACAGGGTTTCGCACTGGTCATACGGCGAGATACGAGAGGCTTTTGGCTGGCGCCGGGATGCTCACCGGCCTTCAGAAATATGCGGGTGGTCGCGTCCGGCGACGCGCTTCGAGTCCGAAACTCCTGGTCCTCAATACCGCGCTCATGACCGCTGCCTCGGGGCATTCACTTGA
- a CDS encoding DUF4143 domain-containing protein: MLTGLQKYAGGRVRRRASSPKLLVLNTALMTAASGHSLEAARMDHNFWGRLVETAVGAHLVNGLAGTGAEVHYWREHGREVDYIVCRGREVVALEVTSGRRKDSLPGLQAFTEAFGSHRCLLIGGQGIPLEEFLLTPASNWLSSTGCGSPPQL, encoded by the coding sequence ATGCTCACCGGCCTTCAGAAATATGCGGGTGGTCGCGTCCGGCGACGCGCTTCGAGTCCGAAACTCCTGGTCCTCAATACCGCGCTCATGACCGCTGCCTCGGGGCATTCACTTGAGGCTGCACGGATGGACCATAACTTCTGGGGCCGGTTGGTGGAAACGGCTGTGGGCGCCCACCTCGTCAATGGGTTGGCTGGTACGGGTGCGGAGGTCCACTACTGGCGGGAACACGGCAGGGAGGTAGACTACATTGTATGTCGCGGGCGTGAAGTGGTTGCCCTGGAGGTAACCAGCGGCCGCCGTAAGGACTCCTTGCCCGGCCTGCAAGCGTTCACCGAGGCCTTCGGTTCCCACCGGTGCCTTCTGATTGGCGGGCAAGGCATTCCTCTCGAGGAATTCCTGCTGACCCCAGCGAGTAACTGGCTGTCCTCGACTGGTTGCGGGTCGCCCCCACAATTATGA
- a CDS encoding type II toxin-antitoxin system PemK/MazF family toxin — MNRGDFYMVDWSPGRGHEQTGARPALIIQNDIGNLHSSTTIVAAVTTTIRGSYPFQVIVEPEDSGLPQRSTIKLDQILTVDKERLLNKIGHLSTRIMLKVDDAIHHSLGLK; from the coding sequence ATGAATAGAGGGGACTTCTACATGGTCGATTGGTCGCCAGGCAGGGGGCACGAGCAGACAGGTGCAAGGCCGGCGCTCATCATCCAGAATGATATCGGCAATCTCCATTCCTCGACCACAATAGTCGCCGCGGTAACCACCACCATCAGGGGTTCGTATCCATTCCAGGTGATCGTTGAACCGGAGGATAGCGGCCTTCCTCAAAGGAGCACAATCAAGCTTGACCAGATCCTCACTGTTGACAAGGAGCGTCTTCTGAACAAGATCGGACATCTCTCCACACGCATAATGCTCAAGGTCGATGATGCTATCCACCACAGCCTCGGATTGAAGTAG
- a CDS encoding GMC family oxidoreductase has translation MKQAVIVGSGAGGATVARELQGHFQVTVLEAGREFRPFARDLVLLERLKKTGLFFDERQVQLLFPSMRVRKTVDNMVLVNGVGLGGTTTISAGNAIRMDRDLLALGINLDAEFAELFREIPITTSHMGRWREVTRRLFGVCREMNLSPYPIPKMGRYERCVNCGRCVLGCARGVKWDSRQFLHMALNRGARVVTGCRVERVVLEGGLATGVRARQGRREVFYPADLVVLAAGGLGTPVILQNSGIACEARLFVDPVLCVATEWPGVMQNREMTMPFVVQMNGYILSPYFDWLSFFFNRNYRYPAGDTLGMMIKLADDSVGSISAGKIDKMLTESDRARLSDAVDVCAEIFRRFGVRVGPRKERLFLGTINAGHPGGMLPLTEREAVTMHHSSLPPNLYVADATLLPRSLGNPPILTIMALAKRISAVCARGAW, from the coding sequence ATGAAGCAGGCCGTCATTGTTGGCAGCGGCGCGGGCGGCGCCACCGTGGCCAGGGAACTGCAGGGGCATTTCCAGGTTACCGTGCTGGAGGCGGGACGGGAGTTCCGCCCGTTTGCCCGCGACCTTGTCCTGTTGGAGAGGCTGAAGAAAACCGGCCTGTTCTTCGACGAGCGGCAAGTCCAGCTGTTGTTCCCGTCCATGCGCGTCAGGAAGACGGTCGACAACATGGTGCTCGTCAACGGCGTTGGGCTCGGCGGGACGACCACCATATCCGCCGGCAACGCCATCCGGATGGATCGGGACCTGCTGGCACTGGGCATCAACCTGGACGCCGAGTTCGCCGAACTCTTCCGGGAAATACCCATCACCACCAGCCACATGGGACGCTGGCGGGAAGTGACCCGGCGCCTATTCGGCGTCTGCCGGGAAATGAACCTTAGCCCCTATCCAATCCCAAAGATGGGGCGGTACGAGCGATGCGTCAACTGCGGCCGGTGCGTCCTCGGTTGCGCCCGCGGGGTGAAATGGGACAGCAGGCAGTTCCTGCATATGGCCCTGAACAGGGGCGCCAGGGTTGTTACCGGCTGCCGGGTGGAAAGGGTCGTGCTTGAAGGTGGCCTGGCCACCGGGGTGCGGGCGCGGCAGGGGCGGCGCGAGGTGTTCTACCCGGCCGATCTGGTGGTGCTGGCCGCCGGCGGCCTGGGAACGCCGGTCATCCTGCAGAACTCCGGCATCGCCTGCGAAGCGAGGCTATTCGTGGACCCGGTGCTGTGCGTGGCTACAGAATGGCCCGGCGTCATGCAGAACAGGGAAATGACCATGCCGTTCGTCGTGCAGATGAACGGCTACATCCTGTCGCCCTACTTCGACTGGCTGAGCTTCTTTTTCAACCGGAACTACCGGTACCCCGCCGGCGACACACTGGGCATGATGATCAAGCTGGCGGACGACAGTGTTGGCAGCATCTCCGCGGGGAAGATAGACAAGATGCTGACCGAATCCGATCGCGCCAGGTTAAGCGACGCGGTGGACGTTTGCGCCGAGATCTTCCGGCGGTTTGGAGTGCGGGTGGGGCCAAGGAAAGAGCGGCTCTTCCTGGGCACCATCAATGCCGGTCACCCCGGCGGCATGCTGCCGCTCACCGAACGGGAAGCGGTCACGATGCACCACTCCAGCCTGCCGCCGAACCTGTATGTGGCCGACGCCACACTGCTACCCAGGTCCCTGGGTAACCCGCCGATACTGACGATCATGGCCCTGGCCAAGCGGATCAGCGCGGTGTGCGCGCGGGGCGCATGGTGA
- a CDS encoding HAMP domain-containing protein, which translates to MFNSLKWRFFLSISVTVVLVSILMATLSLWDLGRAAMEEKRAAGILAANLAADSLREALSLNGGPRELGELAARLSNDLHARVLFIDTGWTVIADGYGEMLGQRMEHEQVGLSLQGQTETRAAVTPGGRALYVSVPVFEGGSVRALVFLSISIDAIYQQLVAARSRLALSGAIVAALFGCVAYVITETITRPLRRLREAAVTVGHGRFDCNLAPERISEINDVVNAFNHMAERLRSVDAMRRTFINNASHELRSPLASLKALAQGLLDAPDADPATVRDFLAQVDVEVDRLNDLGRKLLDLRRYDELGATIKRVPTDLNRIITSVATRLAEESAARGITIETPGGSEVAGDSKTPAGAGSWRVEPEWFETMLYNLVQNAVKYASSRVRVSVAVELSTGRSTKPSTGSSTGRSAECSAERPRDENLLVVEVSDDGPGIAAADLPHLFESFYRADSSRSRATGGAGLGLSIAREIAKAHGGDIAVESKPGATVFRVTVR; encoded by the coding sequence TTGTTCAATAGCCTCAAATGGCGGTTTTTCCTGAGCATATCCGTCACCGTAGTGCTCGTGAGCATCCTGATGGCGACCCTGTCGCTATGGGACCTGGGACGGGCGGCCATGGAGGAGAAGCGGGCCGCCGGGATACTGGCGGCCAACCTGGCTGCGGATTCGTTGCGGGAGGCGCTTTCCCTGAACGGTGGCCCCAGGGAACTGGGGGAGCTCGCAGCCCGCCTCTCAAACGACCTCCACGCGAGGGTGCTGTTCATCGACACCGGCTGGACCGTGATCGCCGACGGGTATGGAGAGATGCTCGGCCAGCGCATGGAGCATGAACAGGTAGGGCTGTCGCTCCAGGGCCAGACCGAAACGCGGGCGGCCGTCACCCCCGGGGGGAGGGCCCTCTACGTGAGCGTTCCGGTATTCGAGGGTGGGAGCGTCAGGGCGCTGGTATTCCTGTCTATCAGCATAGACGCGATATACCAGCAACTCGTCGCCGCGCGCTCCAGGCTGGCGCTCTCCGGCGCGATCGTCGCGGCGCTGTTCGGGTGCGTCGCGTACGTGATAACGGAAACCATCACCCGCCCCCTCAGGAGGCTCAGGGAGGCGGCGGTGACGGTGGGGCATGGACGGTTCGACTGCAACCTGGCTCCCGAGCGGATCAGCGAGATAAACGATGTCGTCAACGCGTTCAACCATATGGCGGAGAGGCTGCGTTCCGTGGATGCCATGAGACGCACGTTCATCAACAACGCCTCGCACGAGCTCAGGTCTCCGCTCGCCTCGCTAAAGGCCCTGGCCCAGGGGCTGCTTGACGCCCCGGACGCCGACCCCGCCACTGTGCGCGATTTTCTCGCGCAGGTGGATGTGGAGGTGGACAGGCTGAACGATCTTGGCCGGAAGCTGCTCGACCTGCGCCGCTACGATGAACTCGGCGCGACGATCAAACGGGTCCCTACTGACCTGAATCGTATCATCACGTCGGTGGCGACGCGGTTGGCGGAAGAGTCGGCCGCGAGGGGCATCACCATCGAGACGCCGGGCGGCTCCGAGGTGGCGGGTGACTCGAAGACGCCAGCCGGCGCCGGCAGCTGGCGAGTGGAGCCCGAGTGGTTCGAGACAATGCTGTACAACCTCGTCCAGAACGCCGTCAAGTACGCCTCATCGAGGGTTCGGGTGTCCGTGGCGGTCGAACTATCGACCGGACGATCGACCAAACCATCGACAGGATCATCAACCGGGCGATCGGCCGAATGCTCGGCCGAACGGCCCCGCGACGAAAACCTGCTCGTGGTCGAGGTCAGCGACGACGGCCCGGGCATTGCCGCGGCCGACCTGCCGCACCTATTCGAGAGCTTCTACCGGGCGGATTCGTCCAGGTCCCGGGCGACAGGGGGCGCCGGCCTGGGCCTATCCATTGCCCGGGAAATCGCGAAGGCACACGGCGGCGACATCGCCGTGGAGTCGAAGCCGGGGGCGACAGTGTTCCGGGTCACCGTGCGCTGA
- a CDS encoding plasmid pRiA4b ORF-3 family protein translates to MYYPDDYIYQLRVELKNSKPCIWRRVQVQSCITLPRLHKVLQAIMGWWDYHLYLFSIGPTEYSEPDPDGLFEFTDVRYVRLNKVAPRTGMAFIYEYDFGDGWEHIVSVESAFPPAAGIRYPVCTGGERACPHEDSGGISGHERILRILRRGRDQEYRDTRTWLGEDYDPGAFSVEEANSRLERIRKVMERSTAALSRTKRMG, encoded by the coding sequence GTGTACTACCCCGACGACTACATCTACCAACTGCGCGTGGAACTGAAGAACAGCAAACCTTGCATCTGGAGGCGGGTACAGGTACAATCCTGCATTACCCTTCCCAGGCTCCACAAGGTGCTCCAGGCAATCATGGGTTGGTGGGACTACCACCTATACCTCTTCAGCATCGGGCCCACGGAATACAGCGAGCCAGATCCTGACGGGCTTTTTGAGTTCACCGATGTTAGATACGTACGTCTCAACAAGGTCGCGCCACGGACAGGCATGGCATTCATCTACGAGTACGACTTCGGGGACGGATGGGAGCACATAGTGTCGGTGGAGAGCGCGTTTCCACCCGCCGCCGGCATCAGGTACCCGGTCTGCACCGGTGGCGAGCGAGCCTGCCCACACGAGGATTCTGGAGGGATCTCGGGACACGAGAGAATCCTTCGAATCCTGAGGCGTGGGCGGGACCAGGAGTACCGTGATACAAGGACATGGCTCGGCGAAGACTACGATCCCGGGGCGTTCAGCGTCGAAGAAGCCAACAGCAGGCTCGAACGCATAAGAAAAGTCATGGAGAGGTCGACAGCCGCCCTGTCGCGGACGAAGCGCATGGGATGA